CGGTGGGCACGGCCGGGGCGCTCGGGACCGCGGAACGGTACGCCGTGCACGCCGCCATCGCCCTGCTCACGCTCACCACCGAACGCTCCCGCTCGCTGCACCGGGCCGAACAGCGCATCGGCGCCGCCGTCCTGCGCATGCTCCTCGCGGGCGAGCCGGACCACGCCCGCGCGGTCGCGGGCGACCTCTACGGCTCGCTGCTCGACGCCCCGTTCCGGATCATCATCGCCGAGCCGGTGACGGCCGCCCGCAAGGAACCGGAGATCCCCCACGCCGCCGCCCGCCGCCCCCAGAGCGACTCCTCGGGCGGACCGCTCGCGGAGCTGTCGGATGTCGTGGAGTCGGCCGCGGCACGCGCGGGCGAGGCGTTGCTCGTGGTGCCCGAGGGCGAGCGTCTCGTGCTGCTCGCCGTGGACGGGGGAGCGGCGGTGGCCGCCTGCGGCACGTACGCGGCGAGCCTGGACGGGGACGGCGAGGACGCCACCGACCCCGGGCAGCAGGACGAGGGCCTGGTGGCCGGACTCTCCGCGCCCACCGGACCGATTGCCGCCCGGTCCGCGTACAAGCAGGCCGACCAGGCACTCTCGGTCGCCCGCCGCCGGGGCCGCAGCCTGGTCGAGCACGAGGAGGTCGCCGCGGGCTCGGTGCTGCCGCTGCTCGCGGACGACGCGGTACGCGCCTTCGCCGACGGGCTGCTGCGCGCCCTGCACGAGCACGACGCCACGGGGCGCGGCGACCTGGTGGCCTCGCTGCGCGCCTGGCTCTCGCGGCACGGCCAGTGGGACGCGGCGGCAGCCGACCTCGGCGTGCACCGGCACACCCTGCGCTACCGCATGCGCCGGGTCGAGGAGATCCTCGGCCGCTCCCTCGACGACCCGGACGTCCGTATGGAGCTGTGGCTCGCCCTGAAGACGACGGCGCCGGACTGAACGGCGCGACGGGGTGCGCGCCCGGCGCGTCCGCTCGCGTGGTGCGCTCCCGCCGGAACACGCCCGCCCGCACCACCCCCGCGCCTCTCCCACCCGCGCCGTGCACGCCCCGGCGCCCACCGCCCGGCTGAGGCCGCGCAAGCCTTCCCCCACACCGCCCGGCCCAGACCCCGCATGCCCCTCACCTCCACCCCCCTGCCAAAGCGTCGAAGACCCCCGCGCCACTCCTCCGTACCGGACAAACTCACAAGCGGACCCGCAGCCCTACGGTGGAGGCACGGGCTCCGCACCCGAGAGCCGCACCACCCGCACCACAAGCACCACGCACATCACCCGCACCACACATCACCCGCACCACCCACCACTGACGACTTCGCACACCACGACCGCGGAAGGGCCGGGATCCGAGATGGAGAATCAGGCAGCCACGCACGCCTTCTGGCTGGCCGGACGCCGGACGGCCGGGGAGGAACTCCTCGATGTGACCTCTCCGTGGGACGGGCGGCTCGTGGGCCGTGCCGCGGTGCCCACCGAGGCCGAGGTCGAAGAGGCCGTCGCCGCGGCGTACGCGGTGCGCGAGGAGTTCGCCGCGACGCCCGCGCACGTACGCGCCGCCGCCCTGGACCACGTCTCGCGCCGGCTCGCCGAGCGCACCGAGGAGATCGCCGCGCTGATCTCCGCCGAGAACGGCAAGCCGATGAAGTGGGCGCGCGGCGAGGTCGGCCGCGCGGTGTCCGTCTTCCGGTTCGCCGCCGAGGAGGCCCGCCGCTTCAACGGAGGTGAGGCCCAGCGTCTGGACACCGACCCGGGCGGCGCGGGGCGGCTTGCCTTCACCCGCCGCTTCCCGAAGGGCGTCGTCCTCGGTATCGCGCCGTTCAACTTCCCGCTGAACCTCTGCGCGCACAAGATCGCCCCGGCCCTCGCGGTCGGCACCCCGATCATCCTCAAGCCCGCGCCCGCCACCCCGCTGTCCGGACTCCTGCTCGGCGAACTGCTCGCCGAGACCGAACTCCCGGCCGGTTCCTGGTCGGTGCTGCCGGTGCCCAACGACCGGATGCCCGCGCTCGTCCAGGACGAGCGGCTGCCGGTGATCTCCTTCACCGGCTCCGACAAGGTCGGCTTCGCGATCATGGACTCGGTGCCGCGCAAGCACTGCACCCTGGAGCTCGGCGGCAACGGCGCGGCCGTCGTCCTCGGTGACTGGTCCAGCGACGGGGACCTGGACTGGGCCGCCACCCGGATCGCGGCCTTCGCCAACTACCAGGGCGGCCAGTCCTGTATCTCCGTCCAGCGGGTCGTCGCCGACGCCGCGCTGTACGACCGGCTGGTGCCCCGCATCGTCGAGGCGGTGGCCGCCCAGGTCACCGGCGACCCCTCCGACGACGCCACCGATGTCGGCCCGCTGGTCAACGAGGACGCCGCCCGCCGGGTGGAGTCC
This is a stretch of genomic DNA from Streptomyces sp. NA04227. It encodes these proteins:
- a CDS encoding PucR family transcriptional regulator, translating into MPPTLASLVQHTALKLTVRAGEDRLETPVRWAHASELADPVPYMEGGELLLITALNLDAEDPAAMRRYVKRLGAAGVAGLGFAVGVHYADIPAALVEAATEEGLPLLAVPRRTPFLAISKAVLAAIAADQYRAVTAGFAAQRELTKQTLQRGPEGLLTALSGQVDGWAALYDAAGTVVAVAPDWAQRRAARLTPDVERLRERPAPASAVVGGAEDRIEVHTLGTGRLPRAALAVGTAGALGTAERYAVHAAIALLTLTTERSRSLHRAEQRIGAAVLRMLLAGEPDHARAVAGDLYGSLLDAPFRIIIAEPVTAARKEPEIPHAAARRPQSDSSGGPLAELSDVVESAAARAGEALLVVPEGERLVLLAVDGGAAVAACGTYAASLDGDGEDATDPGQQDEGLVAGLSAPTGPIAARSAYKQADQALSVARRRGRSLVEHEEVAAGSVLPLLADDAVRAFADGLLRALHEHDATGRGDLVASLRAWLSRHGQWDAAAADLGVHRHTLRYRMRRVEEILGRSLDDPDVRMELWLALKTTAPD
- a CDS encoding aldehyde dehydrogenase family protein; this translates as MENQAATHAFWLAGRRTAGEELLDVTSPWDGRLVGRAAVPTEAEVEEAVAAAYAVREEFAATPAHVRAAALDHVSRRLAERTEEIAALISAENGKPMKWARGEVGRAVSVFRFAAEEARRFNGGEAQRLDTDPGGAGRLAFTRRFPKGVVLGIAPFNFPLNLCAHKIAPALAVGTPIILKPAPATPLSGLLLGELLAETELPAGSWSVLPVPNDRMPALVQDERLPVISFTGSDKVGFAIMDSVPRKHCTLELGGNGAAVVLGDWSSDGDLDWAATRIAAFANYQGGQSCISVQRVVADAALYDRLVPRIVEAVAAQVTGDPSDDATDVGPLVNEDAARRVESWVEEAVAAGAKLLTGGKRDGAAYAPTVLVDVPGDVTLSCEEVFGPVLTVQRADTEAAAFAAVNDSKYGLQAGVFTHDVQTAFRAHRALEVGGVIVGDVPSYRADQMPYGGVKQSGVGREGVRFAMDDYTYERVMVLTGLDL